From Panicum hallii strain FIL2 chromosome 2, PHallii_v3.1, whole genome shotgun sequence, a single genomic window includes:
- the LOC112881450 gene encoding pentatricopeptide repeat-containing protein At3g12770-like isoform X1 → MRELLQGTRRRRTSTTSSRCTPPPPPQLIRTLLSSSTTPSHFLPLKLAGDKKRQAKATADHVWVGRKEPSTAFHPIWPGPTRPPTGFRLIMISRTGSSFFLKTHDFLQPLEKPGAPPPEPSPSLPAATSGAESRHRHQPVTAAAAEQHALPPPGGVGTFSICPAPVSVAPPASAAVVKAEPPLVLWGQPAAALLPAARGHQLQWALPFAGAGQARQPPPQQHQAPPDRKGRGGGGGVMESGSRSSGGAGFDDDDGLAARREVSSSLKELTVRKRTGSVEGMSSHALTAPGAGSQWQPAHVHQLHAHLLVSGRLRGSPAIAALALLRAACRVRPSPCFRPLARHLLDGIPHPTPQLLHAAARLAYRLGLPSLALGHYLALRARHPAFLPPAPAIADVLKSAPGRAAHAHALRVAAHAVDARFLDNTLIAMYFACGDAWSARQVFEGMCDRDVVSWTSLISGLVQNGHPLQGLHHFASMMHSEVCPDFVLLVTVLKAYMELDDLPGATAAHSLVVKSGFDNELDVVITLTSMYAKFGCIMSARALFDRVPIPRVNVILWNAMISGYSKNGLANEAVQLFKQMRKVARNMTPDSVTLRSVILACAQLGSVELAEWMEDYVRGSEYKDDVLVNTALIDMYSKAGSIDRAHTVFERMHVRERDVVVWSALIGGYGVHGHVKEAVTLFEDMKRAGVKPNDVTFLGLLSACNHGGAVEKGWSYFHSMKHDYGIEPRHQHYACMVDLLARAGHLDRAYHFIMDMPIKPEMSVWGALLHGCKMHGHSDMALAECAAQHIFELERSNAGHYVQLANLYASAGMWSHVAGVRLTMRERGVSKATGCSSIDINGEMHSFHAGDHSHPRAAEIFALLSLLSPTPAGGGGGQEFF, encoded by the exons aTGCGTGAGCTCTTGCAGGGAACAAGGCGGCGACGCACGAGCACGACTTCCTCTCGCTGtacaccgccaccaccgccgcagcTAATAAGGACTCTCCTCTCCAGCTCCACGACTCCAAGCCACTTCCTCCCTCTCAAG CTGGCCGGCGATAAGAAGCGACAAGCAAAAGCAACGGCGGATCACGTGTGGGTTGGACGCAAGGAGCCGTCGACGGCCTTCCATCCCATCTGGCCGGGGCCCACCCGGCCACCCACGGGCTTCCGCCTAATCATGATTAGCCGGACGG GTAGTAGTTTCTTCCTGAAGACGCACGACTTCCTGCAGCCTCTGGAGAAGccgggagcgccgccgccggagccgtcgccgtcgctgcccgccgccacctccggcGCGGAAAGCAGGCACCGCCACCAGCCGGtgaccgccgctgccgccgagcAGCACGCGCTGCCCCCGCCCGGCGGCGTCGGCACGTTCAGCATCTGCCCCGCGCCCGTCTCGGTCGCGCCGCCGGCGTCCGCTGCCGTCGTCAAGGCGGAGCCGCCGCTCGTGCTCTGGGGCCAGCCCGCGGCAGCGCTCCTGCCGGCCGCGCGAG GGCACCAGCTGCAGTGGGCGCTCCCCTTCGCCGGCGCCGGGCAGGCCAggcagccgccgccgcagcagcatcAGGCGCCGCCGGATAGGaaggggcgcggcggaggaggcggggtCATGGAGTCGGGCTCCAGAtccagcggcggcgcggggttcgacgacgacgacggcctcgccgcccgccgcgaggTCTCCTCCTCGCTCAAAG AGTTGACGGTGAGGAAGAGGACAGGTAGTGTGGAAGGGATGAGTTCGCACGCGCTGACGGCGCCAGGCGCCGGCTCGCAGTGGCAGCCGGCCCACGTCCACCAGCTTCATGCTCACCTCCTTGTCTCCGGCCGCCTCCGCGGCTCGCCCGCAATCGCCGCGCTCGCGCTGCTTCGCGCCGCATGCCGCGTGCGCCCCTCCCCCTGCTTCCGCCCGCTCGCTCGCCACCTGCTCGACGGAATTCCCCACCCGACCCCGCAACTCCTCCACGCTGCCGCGCGCCTCGCCTATCGCCTCGGCCTGCCTTCCCTCGCGCTTGGCCACTACCTGGCTCTCCGCGCGCGCCACCCGGCATTCCTGCCGCCCGCCCCTGCCATCGCTGATGTCCTGAAGTCCGCCCCTGGCCGTGCAGCGCATGCCCATGCACTACGCGTTGCCGCACATGCGGTGGATGCTCGTTTCCTGGACAACACGCTCATCGCCATGTACTTTGCATGTGGCGACGCCTGGAGCGCGCGCCAAGTATTTGAGGGAATGTGCGACCGGGATGTCGTCTCTTGGACTTCGCTAATATCGGGTCTTGTGCAGAATGGCCACCCCTTGCAGGGGCTCCATCATTTTGCATCAATGATGCACAGTGAGGTGTGCCCTGACTTCGTGTTGCTAGTAACTGTCCTTAAAGCGTATATGGAGCTTGATGACTTGCCTGGTGCCACAGCAGCTCATTCCTTAGTTGTCAAGAGTGGCTTTGACAATGAACTAGATGTGGTGATCACGCTGACATCCATGTATGCCAAGTTTGGGTGCATTATGTCTGCAAGGGCACTCTTCGACAGGGTGCCAATCCCACGGGTGAATGTGATCCTTTGGAATGCTATGATATCAGGTTATTCTAAGAATGGCCTTGCCAATGAGGCGGTGCAACTTTTCAAGCAGATGAGGAAGGTTGCGAGGAACATGACACCTGACTCTGTTACCTTACGGTCGGTGATCCTGGCTTGTGCTCAGCTTGGTTCCGTCGAACTTGCGGAATGGATGGAGGACTATGTCCGAGGCAGCGAGTATAAGGATGATGTGCTTGTTAATACAGCACTGATTGACATGTATTCCAAGGCAGGGAGCATTGACCGTGCACATACAGTCTTTGAACGGATGCATGTGAGGGAGCGGGATGTGGTCGTTTGGAGTGCACTTATTGGTGGTTACGGGGTGCATGGCCATGTAAAGGAGGCCGTTACCCTGTTTGAGGACATGAAGCGTGCTGGGGTGAAACCAAATGATGTGACATTCCTGGGCCTCCTTTCAGCTTGCAACCATGGTGGTGCTGTGGAGAAAGGGTGGAGCTACTTCCATTCCATGAAACATGACTATGGGATCGAGCCCCGGCACCAGCACTATGCTTGCATGGTGGACCTGCTTGCTCGTGCTGGTCATCTTGACAGGGCTTACCACTTTATAATGGACATGCCCATCAAGCCAGAGATGAGTGTGTGGGGTGCCTTGCTTCACGGTTGCAAGATGCATGGACACTCAGACATGGCGCTGGCTGAGTGTGCCGCGCAGCACATTTTTGAGCTGGAGCGTTCCAATGCAGGGCATTATGTGCAGCTTGCAAACTTGTATGCATCTGCGGGAATGTGGAGCCATGTTGCTGGTGTCAGGCTCACCATGAGAGAGAGGGGTGTTAGCAAGGCAACAGGGTGCAGCTCCATTGATATCAACGGAGAGATGCACTCCTTCCATGCAGGGGATCATTCACATCCTAGGGCTGCTGAGATTTTTGCATTGCTTAGTCTTCTTTCTCCAACtccagctggaggtggaggcggaCAAGAGTTTTTTTGA
- the LOC112881450 gene encoding pentatricopeptide repeat-containing protein At3g12770-like isoform X5, with amino-acid sequence MESGSRSSGGAGFDDDDGLAARREVSSSLKELTVRKRTGSVEGMSSHALTAPGAGSQWQPAHVHQLHAHLLVSGRLRGSPAIAALALLRAACRVRPSPCFRPLARHLLDGIPHPTPQLLHAAARLAYRLGLPSLALGHYLALRARHPAFLPPAPAIADVLKSAPGRAAHAHALRVAAHAVDARFLDNTLIAMYFACGDAWSARQVFEGMCDRDVVSWTSLISGLVQNGHPLQGLHHFASMMHSEVCPDFVLLVTVLKAYMELDDLPGATAAHSLVVKSGFDNELDVVITLTSMYAKFGCIMSARALFDRVPIPRVNVILWNAMISGYSKNGLANEAVQLFKQMRKVARNMTPDSVTLRSVILACAQLGSVELAEWMEDYVRGSEYKDDVLVNTALIDMYSKAGSIDRAHTVFERMHVRERDVVVWSALIGGYGVHGHVKEAVTLFEDMKRAGVKPNDVTFLGLLSACNHGGAVEKGWSYFHSMKHDYGIEPRHQHYACMVDLLARAGHLDRAYHFIMDMPIKPEMSVWGALLHGCKMHGHSDMALAECAAQHIFELERSNAGHYVQLANLYASAGMWSHVAGVRLTMRERGVSKATGCSSIDINGEMHSFHAGDHSHPRAAEIFALLSLLSPTPAGGGGGQEFF; translated from the exons ATGGAGTCGGGCTCCAGAtccagcggcggcgcggggttcgacgacgacgacggcctcgccgcccgccgcgaggTCTCCTCCTCGCTCAAAG AGTTGACGGTGAGGAAGAGGACAGGTAGTGTGGAAGGGATGAGTTCGCACGCGCTGACGGCGCCAGGCGCCGGCTCGCAGTGGCAGCCGGCCCACGTCCACCAGCTTCATGCTCACCTCCTTGTCTCCGGCCGCCTCCGCGGCTCGCCCGCAATCGCCGCGCTCGCGCTGCTTCGCGCCGCATGCCGCGTGCGCCCCTCCCCCTGCTTCCGCCCGCTCGCTCGCCACCTGCTCGACGGAATTCCCCACCCGACCCCGCAACTCCTCCACGCTGCCGCGCGCCTCGCCTATCGCCTCGGCCTGCCTTCCCTCGCGCTTGGCCACTACCTGGCTCTCCGCGCGCGCCACCCGGCATTCCTGCCGCCCGCCCCTGCCATCGCTGATGTCCTGAAGTCCGCCCCTGGCCGTGCAGCGCATGCCCATGCACTACGCGTTGCCGCACATGCGGTGGATGCTCGTTTCCTGGACAACACGCTCATCGCCATGTACTTTGCATGTGGCGACGCCTGGAGCGCGCGCCAAGTATTTGAGGGAATGTGCGACCGGGATGTCGTCTCTTGGACTTCGCTAATATCGGGTCTTGTGCAGAATGGCCACCCCTTGCAGGGGCTCCATCATTTTGCATCAATGATGCACAGTGAGGTGTGCCCTGACTTCGTGTTGCTAGTAACTGTCCTTAAAGCGTATATGGAGCTTGATGACTTGCCTGGTGCCACAGCAGCTCATTCCTTAGTTGTCAAGAGTGGCTTTGACAATGAACTAGATGTGGTGATCACGCTGACATCCATGTATGCCAAGTTTGGGTGCATTATGTCTGCAAGGGCACTCTTCGACAGGGTGCCAATCCCACGGGTGAATGTGATCCTTTGGAATGCTATGATATCAGGTTATTCTAAGAATGGCCTTGCCAATGAGGCGGTGCAACTTTTCAAGCAGATGAGGAAGGTTGCGAGGAACATGACACCTGACTCTGTTACCTTACGGTCGGTGATCCTGGCTTGTGCTCAGCTTGGTTCCGTCGAACTTGCGGAATGGATGGAGGACTATGTCCGAGGCAGCGAGTATAAGGATGATGTGCTTGTTAATACAGCACTGATTGACATGTATTCCAAGGCAGGGAGCATTGACCGTGCACATACAGTCTTTGAACGGATGCATGTGAGGGAGCGGGATGTGGTCGTTTGGAGTGCACTTATTGGTGGTTACGGGGTGCATGGCCATGTAAAGGAGGCCGTTACCCTGTTTGAGGACATGAAGCGTGCTGGGGTGAAACCAAATGATGTGACATTCCTGGGCCTCCTTTCAGCTTGCAACCATGGTGGTGCTGTGGAGAAAGGGTGGAGCTACTTCCATTCCATGAAACATGACTATGGGATCGAGCCCCGGCACCAGCACTATGCTTGCATGGTGGACCTGCTTGCTCGTGCTGGTCATCTTGACAGGGCTTACCACTTTATAATGGACATGCCCATCAAGCCAGAGATGAGTGTGTGGGGTGCCTTGCTTCACGGTTGCAAGATGCATGGACACTCAGACATGGCGCTGGCTGAGTGTGCCGCGCAGCACATTTTTGAGCTGGAGCGTTCCAATGCAGGGCATTATGTGCAGCTTGCAAACTTGTATGCATCTGCGGGAATGTGGAGCCATGTTGCTGGTGTCAGGCTCACCATGAGAGAGAGGGGTGTTAGCAAGGCAACAGGGTGCAGCTCCATTGATATCAACGGAGAGATGCACTCCTTCCATGCAGGGGATCATTCACATCCTAGGGCTGCTGAGATTTTTGCATTGCTTAGTCTTCTTTCTCCAACtccagctggaggtggaggcggaCAAGAGTTTTTTTGA